From a single Arachis hypogaea cultivar Tifrunner chromosome 3, arahy.Tifrunner.gnm2.J5K5, whole genome shotgun sequence genomic region:
- the LOC112791425 gene encoding caffeoylshikimate esterase produces MPPMEDEQTSLLKPTYPHYWGYTQEQDYYAQQGISAAASHFTTPRGLTLFTRSWLPHTPSHPRALVFMVHGYGNDISWTFQATPIFLAQNGFASFAIDLQGHGRSQGLKAFVPNVDLVVQDCLSFFNSIKQDPKFRNLPCFLYGESMGGAICLLIHFADPKGFKGAILVAPMCRISDKVRPKWPIPQILTFLARFFPTWAIVPAPDLLYKSVKVDHKKVIADMNPLRYRGKPRLGTVVELLRVTDFVGKRLGDVELPFVVLHGSADVVTDPAVSRELYEEAKSEDKSIKIYDGMMHSLLFGETDENVEIVRNDILQWLNARC; encoded by the coding sequence ATGCCCCCAATGGAAGACGAGCAAACATCCCTTCTGAAACCCACATACCCTCACTATTGGGGCTACACTCAAGAGCAAGACTACTACGCCCAACAAGGAATCTCAGCCGCCGCCTCACACTTCACTACGCCAAGGGGACTCACACTCTTCACACGTTCTTGGCTTCCCCACACTCCCTCCCACCCACGCGCCCTCGTCTTCATGGTCCACGGCTATGGCAACGATATCTCCTGGACCTTCCAAGCCACCCCTATCTTCCTCGCTCAGAACGGTTTCGCTTCCTTCGCAATCGACCTTCAGGGCCATGGCCGCTCCCAGGGACTCAAAGCTTTCGTTCCCAACGTCGACCTTGTTGTTCAGGATTGTCTCTCATTCTTCAATTCCATCAAACAAGATCCAAAGTTTAGAAATTTACCTTGCTTTCTCTATGGGGAGTCCATGGGTGGTGCTATTTGCCTTTTGATCCATTTTGCGGACCCGAAAGGGTTCAAAGGTGCGATCTTGGTGGCACCCATGTGCAGAATTTCTGATAAGGTGAGACCCAAATGGCCAATTCCTCAGATCCTCACTTTTCTCGCGAGATTCTTCCCCACATGGGCCATTGTTCCTGCTCCTGATCTATTGTACAAGTCTGTGAAGGTGGATCACAAGAAGGTGATTGCGGATATGAACCCTTTGAGGTACAGAGGGAAACCGAGGTTGGGGACAGTGGTTGAGCTTCTGAGGGTTACTGATTTTGTGGGGAAGAGGCTTGGTGATGTTGAGCTTCCTTTTGTTGTGTTGCATGGGAGTGCTGATGTTGTAACTGACCCTGCTGTAAGCAGGGAACTCTATGAGGAGGCTAAGAGTGAGGACAAGAGTATCAAGATCTATGATGGCATGATGCATTCTTTGCTCTTTGGCGAGACTGATGAAAATGTGGAGATTGTCAGGAATGATATATTGCAGTGGTTGAATGCTAGGTGTTGA